In Fibrobacter sp. UWB2, the following are encoded in one genomic region:
- a CDS encoding carbohydrate-binding protein: protein MNMKRLAALGLIAGFGVSALADNPISSYHYLADPSCASDGDTFYILTDVDDYNNQTNWNYDIVGLYAFTSEDMKNWTDHGMIFRSRREFGNYPNNTWASGIAVKNGKVYIVYPDGASGVGMITAPAIDGPYTDPVKETHGVNRIAGGGSLIGGCDGIAHCFDPGILIDDDGKGYVIFGGGESGQRPYGNNFDIISFTESNGKITFDKNSLKKVSLPNSFEAPYLHKKGSTYYLSFNNRSQVIDYGMSNNIWGPYTFVGTVIPGIGSVPDAHGEGGNNHQGFAPFKDKWYAVYHDRRLVTSDNHPAATTQQGVRSENPNYENHRSVSIDELTWNGDKMNKLTFTREGPKQIKNFDPYKTYKATTSSKQMNIRSRTDWTQGKPVVHVLLPLTSRSESWIRVSGVDFGKGAENLRIKAANVGEGNKIEIHTGSASGTLAGTCELAKTANNKTFVDNDCAMKGLTGVVDQVFFVFKNNGKDSTMGVLEWEFQGTKREPEPQTPFGGKAWAIPGKIEMENFDEPGYGAGNDSYADNDSDDHGAESNGGKSYREGTGVDIYKKATGYVVGYNQTDEWLEYTVDVAAEGDYTMFAAVASANATSSFKLSIDGDDITESISVPKNDGEENYDDYSKVKANVKLPAGKHILRFTVIGDWMDIDYIQFAKGKDAKDPDEGSEVAIRQKIRMNAIAAATYDVFDLTGKKVSSFTAHSMDEAKNMLRGGAQVNVQGVCIIRNRGTGMMAKVRTTR from the coding sequence ATGAACATGAAACGTTTGGCTGCACTGGGCTTAATTGCTGGCTTTGGTGTAAGCGCGCTTGCTGACAACCCTATTTCTAGCTATCACTATCTGGCGGACCCTTCTTGCGCCTCTGACGGTGATACCTTCTACATCTTGACCGATGTGGATGACTATAACAACCAGACGAACTGGAACTACGATATTGTCGGCCTTTACGCCTTCACGTCTGAAGACATGAAGAACTGGACTGATCACGGCATGATTTTCCGCTCCAGGCGTGAATTCGGGAACTATCCGAACAATACTTGGGCATCGGGCATCGCAGTCAAGAATGGTAAGGTCTATATCGTTTACCCCGATGGTGCAAGCGGCGTGGGTATGATTACCGCCCCGGCTATCGACGGGCCTTATACCGACCCCGTCAAGGAAACCCATGGTGTCAACAGAATTGCTGGTGGCGGAAGTCTTATCGGAGGTTGCGATGGCATTGCGCATTGCTTTGACCCGGGCATCTTGATCGATGACGACGGTAAGGGTTACGTGATTTTCGGTGGTGGCGAAAGCGGCCAGCGCCCCTACGGCAACAACTTTGACATTATCAGTTTTACCGAAAGCAATGGCAAGATTACTTTCGACAAGAACTCATTGAAGAAGGTCTCTTTGCCGAACTCTTTTGAAGCTCCTTACCTGCACAAGAAGGGTAGCACTTATTACTTGAGCTTCAACAACCGTAGCCAGGTGATTGACTATGGTATGTCTAACAATATTTGGGGCCCGTATACCTTTGTGGGTACGGTTATTCCGGGCATCGGCTCTGTGCCGGACGCTCATGGCGAAGGCGGCAACAACCACCAGGGCTTTGCTCCGTTCAAGGACAAGTGGTATGCCGTTTACCACGACCGTCGCTTGGTGACTTCTGACAACCACCCGGCCGCAACGACGCAGCAGGGCGTGCGTTCCGAAAACCCGAACTACGAAAACCACAGAAGCGTGTCTATCGACGAACTCACGTGGAATGGCGACAAGATGAACAAGCTCACCTTCACACGTGAAGGACCAAAGCAGATCAAGAACTTTGACCCGTACAAGACCTACAAGGCAACGACGAGTTCCAAGCAGATGAACATCCGTAGCCGTACGGACTGGACTCAGGGCAAGCCCGTTGTGCATGTGCTCTTGCCGCTTACGAGCCGTAGCGAATCTTGGATTCGTGTTTCTGGCGTGGACTTCGGTAAGGGTGCTGAAAACCTCCGCATCAAGGCCGCTAACGTGGGCGAAGGCAACAAGATTGAAATCCATACGGGTAGCGCGAGCGGCACGTTGGCCGGTACTTGCGAACTTGCTAAGACCGCTAATAACAAGACCTTCGTGGATAACGATTGCGCAATGAAGGGCCTCACCGGCGTTGTTGACCAGGTGTTCTTCGTGTTCAAGAACAATGGCAAGGACTCGACCATGGGCGTTCTCGAATGGGAATTCCAGGGCACGAAGCGCGAACCTGAACCGCAGACTCCGTTTGGCGGCAAGGCTTGGGCAATCCCGGGCAAGATTGAAATGGAAAACTTCGATGAACCGGGCTACGGCGCAGGCAACGATTCTTACGCTGATAACGATTCTGATGACCACGGTGCCGAAAGCAATGGTGGCAAGAGCTACCGCGAAGGCACTGGCGTAGATATCTACAAGAAGGCTACGGGCTATGTCGTCGGTTACAACCAAACGGATGAATGGCTGGAATACACTGTGGATGTGGCTGCTGAAGGCGACTACACGATGTTTGCGGCTGTGGCTTCTGCCAATGCGACCTCCAGCTTCAAGCTCTCCATCGATGGTGACGATATTACGGAATCGATTTCTGTCCCGAAGAACGATGGCGAAGAAAACTATGACGACTATAGCAAGGTGAAGGCGAATGTGAAGCTCCCGGCTGGCAAGCATATCCTCCGCTTTACCGTGATTGGCGACTGGATGGATATTGACTATATCCAGTTTGCTAAGGGCAAGGATGCCAAGGACCCGGATGAAGGTAGCGAAGTGGCTATCCGCCAGAAGATTCGCATGAATGCGATTGCCGCTGCGACTTACGACGTGTTCGACTTGACCGGTAAGAAGGTCTCTAGCTTCACGGCCCATAGCATGGACGAAGCGAAGAACATGCTGCGTGGTGGCGCCCAGGTTAATGTGCAGGGCGTGTGCATCATCCGCAACCGTGGTACCGGCATGATGGCTAAGGTCCGCACGACCCGCTAG
- a CDS encoding carbohydrate-binding protein has protein sequence MRLLKRLTMAGLLAGFGVGALADNPISAYHYLADPGAAADDTYFYVITDSDDPAASNANGYNIKALYGFRTKDMKNWTDFGIIYDARKVDGIGDIWASGIAVNPNDHRLYIVFPDGGGGGVGLIGADSIAGPWTNPVSGNKKLINNWGGGISDCDGIGWCFDPAIFFDDDGTGYFTFGGGSSDSRPANNNNNDIFNIYKLNKDMKGFDVSTKTHLKIGGPKAMEASYIHKYKGNYYLSYSTADLRIAYGMSKNPMGPYEYKGIFMGNPNIGGQNINANNNNHHGIAEFKGHWYVAYHDRRIANGYDGLEKIPADDGKANPVPAFHRSVSVDEFFYNGDGTMKELTFTKEGPKQIENFDPYDWYPALTSSKQKGIRSRSNWTPGKVAEHLLLPLSTKESWIRVSGVDFGTAATGFVVQAASAADGNKIEIHSGSATGTLAGSCTLKNTGNKNTFAENSCEVTGLKGIVDEIFLVFKGSQDSTMAIKAWGFEGSGTTPPEPQKPYGEKAVTLPAKIEAEHYDIPGVGRGGDVDSYSDNEKANQGDAKFREDQGVDIVEGGTGMAIGYTASGEWLEYTVEVPEDGDYAIKASASTGMESASFCFLADGKAIGDTITVPQTGEDWSVYKEFDGGKAKLTKGTHVIRLVITGDNVNVDWFSLGDVEKVGLKPTVKFQANAPSTYRVYSVSGKLLGTVELAGKKAAEALQSAGFNKGVYMLKSVDGHKTFMTSVAR, from the coding sequence ATGAGATTACTGAAACGTTTAACGATGGCAGGCTTGCTCGCCGGTTTTGGTGTTGGCGCACTTGCCGATAACCCGATTTCGGCTTACCATTACTTGGCGGACCCGGGTGCCGCTGCCGATGATACTTATTTCTATGTCATAACCGACTCGGATGACCCTGCTGCATCGAATGCCAATGGCTATAATATCAAGGCCCTTTACGGTTTCCGCACGAAGGATATGAAGAACTGGACCGACTTCGGTATCATTTATGATGCCCGCAAGGTCGATGGCATTGGTGATATCTGGGCTTCTGGTATTGCGGTGAACCCGAATGACCACAGACTCTACATTGTGTTCCCGGATGGCGGTGGCGGCGGCGTTGGCCTCATCGGTGCCGATAGTATTGCAGGTCCGTGGACAAACCCGGTCTCTGGCAACAAGAAGCTCATCAACAACTGGGGTGGCGGTATTTCGGACTGCGACGGTATTGGTTGGTGCTTTGACCCGGCAATTTTCTTCGATGACGACGGTACAGGCTACTTCACCTTTGGTGGCGGTAGCAGCGATAGCCGCCCGGCAAATAACAACAATAACGACATTTTCAACATCTACAAGCTCAACAAGGACATGAAGGGCTTCGATGTGAGCACCAAGACTCACCTGAAGATTGGTGGTCCGAAGGCGATGGAAGCCTCTTACATCCACAAGTATAAGGGTAATTACTATCTCTCTTACAGTACGGCGGATTTGCGCATTGCATACGGCATGTCCAAGAACCCCATGGGTCCTTATGAATACAAGGGCATTTTCATGGGTAACCCGAACATTGGCGGCCAGAACATCAACGCCAACAACAATAACCACCACGGCATTGCCGAATTCAAGGGCCACTGGTATGTCGCTTATCATGACCGCCGCATTGCCAACGGTTACGACGGCTTGGAAAAGATTCCTGCCGATGACGGTAAGGCGAATCCGGTGCCGGCATTCCACCGCAGCGTGAGTGTTGACGAGTTTTTCTACAACGGTGACGGTACCATGAAGGAACTGACCTTCACGAAGGAAGGCCCGAAACAGATTGAAAACTTCGATCCGTATGACTGGTATCCGGCACTCACGAGTTCTAAGCAGAAAGGCATCCGCAGCCGTTCGAACTGGACTCCGGGCAAGGTCGCAGAACACCTCTTGCTCCCGCTTTCCACGAAGGAATCCTGGATTCGCGTGAGTGGCGTGGACTTTGGTACGGCGGCAACGGGCTTTGTGGTTCAGGCGGCAAGCGCTGCTGATGGCAACAAGATTGAAATTCATTCGGGCTCTGCTACAGGTACGCTCGCTGGCTCTTGTACGCTCAAGAATACCGGCAACAAGAACACTTTTGCAGAAAATTCCTGCGAAGTGACCGGCCTCAAGGGCATCGTAGATGAAATTTTCCTCGTGTTCAAGGGCTCTCAGGACTCCACCATGGCAATTAAGGCTTGGGGCTTTGAAGGTAGCGGCACAACTCCGCCGGAACCGCAGAAACCGTATGGCGAAAAGGCTGTGACGCTTCCGGCAAAGATTGAAGCTGAACATTATGACATCCCGGGCGTTGGCCGCGGTGGCGATGTGGATTCTTACAGCGATAACGAAAAGGCAAACCAGGGCGATGCCAAGTTCCGCGAAGACCAGGGCGTTGACATTGTCGAAGGCGGTACGGGCATGGCGATTGGCTATACCGCTTCTGGCGAATGGCTCGAATACACGGTCGAAGTCCCGGAAGACGGTGATTATGCGATTAAGGCCTCGGCTTCTACTGGCATGGAAAGCGCAAGCTTCTGCTTCTTGGCCGATGGCAAGGCAATTGGCGATACCATTACGGTTCCGCAGACCGGTGAAGACTGGAGCGTCTATAAGGAATTTGACGGAGGCAAGGCGAAACTTACCAAGGGCACGCACGTGATTCGTCTCGTGATTACGGGCGACAATGTGAACGTAGACTGGTTCTCCCTTGGCGATGTGGAAAAGGTTGGTCTCAAGCCGACTGTGAAGTTCCAGGCAAATGCTCCGAGCACCTACCGCGTGTATAGCGTGAGCGGCAAGCTGCTCGGCACGGTGGAACTCGCCGGAAAGAAGGCCGCCGAAGCTCTCCAGAGTGCTGGTTTCAACAAGGGCGTTTACATGCTTAAGAGCGTTGACGGCCACAAGACCTTCATGACCTCTGTCGCAAGATAA
- a CDS encoding carbohydrate-binding protein, with protein sequence MKLLKKVTMFGLLAGFGVSALADNPISTYHYLADPGAAADDDYFYIITDSDDPAPYNSNGYKIYALYAFRSRDMQNWTDYGIIYDARKVSGINDIWASGIAVHNGTFYIVFPDGGGGGIGYIKAPAIEGPWTNAVGQGKDKLVGGRGIIGCDGVSWCFDPGIFIDDDGTTYVTWGGGESTSRPNTDNFDIVKLNDAKNAPVGNGSHVKVNNLPTRKMLEASYIHKHKGTYYFSYSTGWQQGAPTIDYGISNNVMGPYTWKGTILGDPSMNGRSINGNNNHHGIAEFKGHSYVVYHDRRIAKGHNGLEIIPADDGKAKPNEGYHRSVSVDEMFYNADGTIQTVKVTDEGPAQIENFDPYDWYPALTSSKQKGIRSRSNFVQGKAADHVMLPLSSKEAWLRVSGVDFGAGATGFTVEAASTADGNKVEIRSGSATGTLAGTCTIKNTGNKNTYAENKCDVEGLSGVVKQLFLVFKGNQDSTMAVKAWGFEGSGTTPPEPQKPFSGKAWEIPGKIEMEDFDIPGSGRGSEIKSYSENDSEDHGIENGGKSYREDTGVDIYKKATGYVVGYNQSGEWLEYTVNVKEDGDYTMFASVATDNSTASFTLSIDDKSIAEVPVSGDSWDDFVKVKANVKLTAGEHVLRFTVTGDWFDIDYMTFAKGKDAKDPDDETIGIKGFRVLGADAVANFDVFDLTGKKVSSFTARNIHEAKKLWRENPQSKNVQGVCIIRNRYNGAVAKVRTTR encoded by the coding sequence ATGAAACTACTTAAGAAAGTAACGATGTTTGGACTCTTGGCGGGCTTTGGAGTAAGCGCGCTTGCCGATAACCCAATTTCTACTTACCATTACCTGGCTGACCCGGGTGCTGCTGCTGACGATGATTACTTCTACATCATCACGGACTCCGATGACCCGGCTCCGTACAATTCTAACGGTTACAAGATTTACGCCCTCTATGCATTCCGCAGTAGGGATATGCAGAACTGGACCGACTACGGCATTATTTACGATGCCCGCAAGGTAAGTGGCATTAACGACATTTGGGCTTCTGGTATTGCAGTCCACAACGGTACATTCTACATCGTGTTCCCGGATGGCGGTGGCGGCGGCATTGGCTACATCAAGGCGCCTGCAATTGAAGGCCCTTGGACAAACGCCGTGGGCCAGGGCAAGGATAAGCTTGTCGGTGGTCGCGGTATCATCGGTTGCGATGGCGTTTCCTGGTGCTTTGACCCGGGTATCTTTATCGATGACGACGGAACCACCTACGTGACATGGGGCGGCGGCGAAAGCACTAGCCGTCCAAACACTGATAACTTCGACATTGTCAAGTTGAACGATGCCAAGAACGCCCCGGTGGGCAACGGTTCCCATGTGAAGGTGAACAACTTGCCGACCCGCAAGATGCTCGAAGCTTCTTACATCCACAAGCACAAGGGTACTTACTACTTCTCTTACAGTACTGGCTGGCAGCAGGGCGCTCCGACGATTGACTACGGTATCTCGAACAACGTTATGGGCCCGTACACCTGGAAGGGTACGATTCTTGGCGACCCGAGCATGAACGGCCGTAGCATCAATGGCAACAACAACCATCATGGTATTGCCGAATTCAAGGGACATTCTTACGTTGTCTATCATGACCGCCGTATCGCGAAGGGTCACAACGGCTTGGAAATTATCCCGGCAGATGATGGCAAGGCAAAACCGAACGAAGGTTACCACCGTAGCGTTTCTGTAGACGAAATGTTCTACAATGCTGACGGCACCATTCAGACGGTGAAGGTGACGGATGAAGGTCCGGCACAGATTGAAAACTTTGACCCGTACGATTGGTATCCGGCACTCACGAGCTCCAAGCAGAAGGGCATCCGCAGCCGCTCTAACTTTGTGCAGGGCAAGGCCGCTGACCATGTGATGCTCCCGCTTTCGAGCAAGGAAGCTTGGCTCCGCGTGTCGGGCGTGGACTTTGGCGCTGGCGCAACGGGCTTTACCGTTGAAGCCGCAAGCACGGCTGATGGTAACAAGGTCGAAATCCGCTCGGGTTCTGCAACGGGTACGCTTGCGGGTACTTGCACCATCAAGAATACCGGCAACAAGAACACCTATGCCGAAAACAAGTGCGATGTCGAAGGCCTCTCGGGCGTCGTAAAGCAGCTGTTCCTCGTGTTCAAGGGTAATCAGGATTCGACCATGGCTGTCAAGGCATGGGGCTTCGAAGGCAGTGGCACGACTCCTCCGGAACCGCAGAAGCCGTTTAGCGGCAAGGCTTGGGAAATTCCGGGCAAGATTGAAATGGAAGACTTCGACATTCCGGGTTCTGGCCGCGGTAGTGAAATCAAGTCCTACAGCGAAAACGATTCCGAAGACCATGGCATCGAAAATGGTGGCAAGAGCTACCGCGAAGACACTGGCGTCGATATCTACAAGAAGGCTACAGGCTATGTCGTGGGCTACAACCAGTCCGGCGAATGGCTTGAATATACCGTGAACGTCAAGGAAGATGGCGACTACACGATGTTTGCTTCTGTGGCAACGGACAATTCCACTGCTAGCTTTACGCTTTCCATTGACGACAAGTCTATCGCTGAAGTCCCGGTTTCCGGCGACAGCTGGGATGACTTTGTGAAGGTCAAGGCCAATGTGAAGCTCACGGCCGGTGAACATGTCCTGCGCTTCACTGTTACGGGCGACTGGTTCGATATCGACTATATGACGTTTGCTAAAGGGAAGGACGCTAAGGATCCGGACGACGAAACGATTGGTATCAAGGGCTTCAGGGTGCTTGGTGCAGATGCAGTCGCAAACTTCGACGTGTTCGACTTGACCGGCAAGAAGGTTTCTAGCTTCACGGCCCGCAATATCCACGAAGCCAAGAAGCTCTGGCGCGAAAATCCGCAGTCCAAGAACGTGCAGGGCGTTTGCATCATCCGTAACCGTTACAACGGCGCGGTGGCAAAAGTTCGCACCACTCGCTAA